From Bacillota bacterium:
CCGGATCCAGATCTCGTAGCGCTAAGACTGCTTCAATCGCCTCTTCCCCTACCTTCTGCAACACTCGATTAAGGCCACGGTCAACTAACGAACTAACATAGGAACCAGACGGTCGCACTTTTATTCGTTCTCTTATTATACTATATAGATCATCCAGGTTAAAGCTGTCAGCAGGCGACCAGTTATCGTCAGCAGCCAGGACGGTAAAAAAACAGCTCCTTTGGCCGGTATGACAGGCCGGACCTTGCTGCTCCACTAAGTACAACAGGGCATCGTGGTCACAATCGGACCGCACTTCCACCACCCGTTGAGTATGGCCTGAGGTTTCGCCTTTGCGCCACAGTCTCTTTCGGCTGCGGCTCCAGTACCAACCTTGGCCAGTCTGGCGCGTCAGAGCCAAGGCCTGCTCGTCGGCGTAAGCCAGCATTAACACTCTTTTGTCTGCCACATCTTGTACCACCACTGGCCATAGCTTAGGCATTATATCTCCACTCCTTTAGTACGCAGAAAATCCTTGAGCTCGGCCGCCGTCCATGCACCTTTGTGAAGCATGGACGCCACCAGTACCGCATCTGCTCCCGCTGTTAGAGCTTGAAACAAATGCTCGGGCCGGCCGGCTCCGCCTGACGCTATTACAGGGATATGAATACTGGAACAGACTGAACGTAGCAGCGATAAATCATAGCCGTCTTGGGTACCATCTTGATCAATGCTGGTCAGTAGGATCTCGCCGGCTCCCAGCTCTGCGCCTTTTTGCGCCCAGTCCACAGCGTCTAGGCCGGTGGCTTGCCTTCCGCCGTGAGAATACACTTCCCAACCGGACCCAGTGTTCTTAGCATCGATAGCCAGGACCACCCGCCTGCTGCCCACAGCAGCTGCTGCCTGCTCTATAAGCTGCGGATTAGAAATAGTAGCTGTGCTGACGACGACTTTGTCCGCTCCCCACGCTAGCACTTGTTCAATTAGTTCCAGGCTGCTGAGCCCGCCACCTACAGCCAGGGGTATGTCAGTTGCCTGCACGATCTGGCGGACAATTTCCGCTGCTATTGTTTTCCTCTCGGTTGTACCGGCTATAGCTAAACACACCAGTTCATCCACACCCTGGCTGGCATAGGCCTTAGCCAAGGTTAACGGATCACCGCTGGTCTGCAATTGTTGAAACCTAACTCCTTTGACTACCTGGTCGTGTTTCAGATCCAGACAAGCAATCAGTCTTTTCGTTGTAACTGAGACCATAGGTTAGTCCTCCCTAGCGGCATCAAGGGCCGCCTCCAAAGTAAGGTTTTTTGAGTACAGCGCTTTACCCACAACGACCCCGTAGAGATTCGGGCAGGCCTCTTTCAATTGGCGGATATGGTCTGCTGTTCCGATACCGCCGGCGGCTATCACCTTGGCGCCGGAACCAAGAACTGATTTGATCCCATTTAAGTCGGGGCCTGCCATGGTTCCGTCTCTGGCAGCACCGGTGTAGACGATGCTGTCGACACCGCCGGCCACCAGCGAGTGAGCAAACTCAGCCGGAGTCATTTCTATTTCCTCGGTCCAGCCGGCTCCCAGTAGCTTACCTGCCCGGGAGTCAACTGATACCAGCAAGTGTTCTCCCAACTCGCTGGCATAGCAGCGGATAAGGCTTTCTTGGCCCAAGACAGCTGTGCTCATAATCACCCATCGTACCCCCAGGTTTAACAGTTGTCGGGCCCGTTCCAGGTTGCGAATGCCTCCACCTAACTGCACCGGCACCGTAACAGCTGCGAGAATTTCCTTTAAAGCTGTTAAGTTGTCAGTATTGGATTGTCCGGAAAAAGCCCCATTCAAGTCCACTACGTGTAGCCGTGGGGCACCGAGCTGTTCCCATTTCAGGGCCACCTTTTGAGGTTCTCGACTGTAAACTGTTTCTGTTCCCAGTTTTCCTTGAGTCAGACGAACACAAGCCCCATCAAGAAGATCTATGGCCGGAATGACAATCATTTTTTGCTCCTCCGTTCTATACAATCACGCCTTTCGTCGAAGGCACCATTTTTCTTTGGCCATCTGGGTGCAGGGCAGCGCGCAAGGCCAATCCGGTAGCCTTAAACGCTGCTTCCATAATATGGTGGGGGTCACTTCCCCGTATTGTGCCCACATGAAGATTAAGCCGGGCACTGAGGCTAAAGGCCCGCAAGAATTCCGTCAGCCAGGCCATAGGCACTGTTCCTTCAGAATATTGTTTAGTCCTGAGGTCTTCGGCAAAATAGGGTCTCCCACTGATGTCTATGGCCGCAAACACCAGGGCATCATCCATGGGAACCAAAGCATGGCCAAAGCGAACAATCGAACGCGAATCCAAGCCAAGTAAGGGGTCCAACCCTTGCCGCAGCGCCTGGCCAACACACAAACCTACATCCTCGCACAAATGATGGCCTTCATCCAAGCTGCTGCGACCGGGAACGACCGGGCCAGCTTCAACTCTAAGATCAAAAAGAGCCCAAAACCCTAGGCTGTTGACAAGATGGTCAAAAAATACCAGCCCTGTGTTCACCTGAACCTGGCCAGAACCATACGCACTCAGGACCACAGAAACATCGGTTTCTCCCGTTATCCGCTTGACTTTCCCTTCAGCCTTCAACACTCGCAGTCCCCCTTCGTAACGCCAAAGATTTCGCGTGGGCTGGTAGGCCTTCCGAGAGCGCTAACGTCTCCCCGGCAGCGGCCAAGGATGGGAACTCCTGAGGATTGATCTTGATAACGCTGTGCACTCTCATAAAAGAACCGGTCCATA
This genomic window contains:
- a CDS encoding 1-(5-phosphoribosyl)-5-[(5-phosphoribosylamino)methylideneamino] imidazole-4-carboxamide isomerase; amino-acid sequence: MIVIPAIDLLDGACVRLTQGKLGTETVYSREPQKVALKWEQLGAPRLHVVDLNGAFSGQSNTDNLTALKEILAAVTVPVQLGGGIRNLERARQLLNLGVRWVIMSTAVLGQESLIRCYASELGEHLLVSVDSRAGKLLGAGWTEEIEMTPAEFAHSLVAGGVDSIVYTGAARDGTMAGPDLNGIKSVLGSGAKVIAAGGIGTADHIRQLKEACPNLYGVVVGKALYSKNLTLEAALDAARED
- the hisF gene encoding imidazole glycerol phosphate synthase subunit HisF, whose protein sequence is MVSVTTKRLIACLDLKHDQVVKGVRFQQLQTSGDPLTLAKAYASQGVDELVCLAIAGTTERKTIAAEIVRQIVQATDIPLAVGGGLSSLELIEQVLAWGADKVVVSTATISNPQLIEQAAAAVGSRRVVLAIDAKNTGSGWEVYSHGGRQATGLDAVDWAQKGAELGAGEILLTSIDQDGTQDGYDLSLLRSVCSSIHIPVIASGGAGRPEHLFQALTAGADAVLVASMLHKGAWTAAELKDFLRTKGVEI
- a CDS encoding bifunctional phosphoribosyl-AMP cyclohydrolase/phosphoribosyl-ATP diphosphatase HisIE, producing MPKLWPVVVQDVADKRVLMLAYADEQALALTRQTGQGWYWSRSRKRLWRKGETSGHTQRVVEVRSDCDHDALLYLVEQQGPACHTGQRSCFFTVLAADDNWSPADSFNLDDLYSIIRERIKVRPSGSYVSSLVDRGLNRVLQKVGEEAIEAVLALRDLDPAASAGENRQRAVEELADLCFHVLVSMACYDIEPEEVVAELGTRRKDKVEVGLSRSSRTGTLQPRMVAAVSGNSPIGRH
- a CDS encoding imidazoleglycerol-phosphate dehydratase, which gives rise to MLKAEGKVKRITGETDVSVVLSAYGSGQVQVNTGLVFFDHLVNSLGFWALFDLRVEAGPVVPGRSSLDEGHHLCEDVGLCVGQALRQGLDPLLGLDSRSIVRFGHALVPMDDALVFAAIDISGRPYFAEDLRTKQYSEGTVPMAWLTEFLRAFSLSARLNLHVGTIRGSDPHHIMEAAFKATGLALRAALHPDGQRKMVPSTKGVIV